In Zea mays cultivar B73 chromosome 7, Zm-B73-REFERENCE-NAM-5.0, whole genome shotgun sequence, the following proteins share a genomic window:
- the LOC100191251 gene encoding uncharacterized protein LOC100191251 isoform 1 (isoform 1 is encoded by transcript variant 1), translated as MIIKGVLGRYQRWNPVHPTAGTFWGVGLGVGCGVGWGPGFGPEVIGYVGAGCGVGFSVGFTLAGVGIGLPQHSLIRNHDHGGFASSVPVDSARFYALTIIRGLVWDAISYVGNAAAMRKESRQKLPRFQDSPQVPGGVDLPKLGKGVSSSIRSTVECIRAFKDQRWPP; from the exons ATGATCATCAAGGGCGTGCTCGGGCGGTACCAGCGCTGGAACCCCGTGCACCCGACGGCCGGCACCTTCTGGGGTGTGGGGCTCGGCGTCGGCTGTGGCGTCGGCTGGGGCCCCGGCTTCGGGCCTGAGGTGATTGGGTACGTAGGCGCCGGGTGCGGCGTGGGGTTCAGCGTTGGGTTCACGCTCGCCGGCGTCGGCATCGGCCTGCCGCAGCACAGCCTCATCAGGAACCACGACCACGGTG GTTTTGCGAGCAGCGTCCCTGTTGATTCAGCGAGATTCTACGCCCTAACCATCATCAGAGGTCTGGTATGGGACGCCATCAGCTACGTGGGCAATGCAGCGGCTATGAGGAAAGAATCTCGACAGAAGCTTCCGAGGTTCCAGGACAGCCCTCAGGTTCCAggaggagttgatctgccgaagctGGGGAAGGGCGTGTCGAGTAGCATCCGGTCCACGGTAGAATGCATCAGGGCCTTCAAAGATCAGCGTTGGCCTCCTTAA
- the LOC109940758 gene encoding patatin-like protein 3, with translation MEEAATDREQGKDDDVDAAAGSLTYEIFSLLESKFLFGCDAVRPSGRRLLPPATASASTGKVCVLSIDGGARAADGLLAGAALVRLEAALRRRSGSPAARLADFFDVAAGSGAGGVLAALLFARGPPMFSADDALAFLLRRARRHRFAGGLGLLRLAHRGRPFPSSSSSSAAAAAFGRALGDLTLRDTVRPVLVPCYDLATRAPFLFSRADAAERAAHDFRLRDVCAATCAAGAGRVVEVASVDGATRVRAVGGGGALGNPTAAAITHVLNNRREFPGAASIDDLLVLSIGTGAGAGEPEAASIAAEGVSDMVDQAVAMAFGRSRTTNYIRIQGTGGRCGGGRAPRACGGEAKQQAVWKAEAMLLQRGVESVLFQGRKLSGETNAEKVERFAREMAKEHARRKKKKQQQQQMGPCLPVVAAATSGAAAPPNNDKQPPPPLPTTTTANAAKKKHTPATSRLDGGGTR, from the exons ATGGAAGAAGCGGCGACGGACCGCGAGCAGGGCAAGGACGACGACGTCGACGCGGCGGCGGGCAGCCTGACCTACGAGATCTTCTCCCTGCTGGAGTCCAAGTTCCTGTTCGGCTGCGACGCCGTCCGCCCGAgcggccgccgcctcctcccTCCCGCCACCGCCTCCGCCAGCACGGGCAAGGTGTGCGTGCTGTCCATCGACGGCGGGGCGCGCGCGGCCGACGGGCTGCTGGCCGGCGCCGCGCTGGTGCGGCTGGAGGCCGCGCTGCGGCGGCGCTCCGGAAGCCCCGCCGCGCGGCTGGCCGACTTCTTCGACGTGGCGGCGGGGTCCGGCGCGGGAGGCGTGCTGGCGGCGCTGCTGTTCGCGCGCGGGCCGCCCATGTTCAGCGCCGACGACGCGCTGGCGTTCCTCCTCCGCCGCGCGCGCCGCCATCGTTTCGCGGGGGGGCTCGGGCTGCTGCGGCTGGCGCACCGCGGCCGCCCTTTcccatcctcctcctcctcctccgccgcggcggCTGCCTTCGGCAGGGCGCTCGGCGACCTCACGCTCCGCGACACGGTGCGGCCCGTGCTGGTCCCGTGCTACGACCTGGCGACGCGGGCGCCGTTCCTCTTCTCGCGCGCCGACGCCGCGGAGCGCGCCGCGCACGACTTCCGGCTGCGGGACGTGTGCGCCGCCACGtgcgcggccggggccgggcgcgTGGTGGAGGTCGCGTCCGTGGACGGCGCCACGCGGGTCCgcgccgtcggcggcggcggcgcgctggGCAACCCCACGGCCGCCGCCATCACGCACGTGCTCAACAACCGGCGCGAGTTCCCCGGCGCGGCCAGCATCGACGACCTCCTCGTCTTGTCCATCGGCACGGGCGCCGGCGCCGGGGAGCCCGAGGCCGCCAGCATCGCCGCCGAGGGCGTCTCCGACATG GTGGATCAAGCTGTCGCCATGGCGTTCGGACGAAGCAGGACGACCAATTACATCCGCATCCAG GGCACGGGTGGGCGGTGCGGCGGCGGGCGAGCGCCGAGGGCGTGCGGCGGCGAGGCGAAGCAGCAGGCGGTGTGGAAGGCGGAGGCGATGCTGCTGCAGAGGGGCGTGGAGTCGGTGCTGTTCCAGGGCCGGAAGCTGTCCGGCGAGACCAACGCCGAGAAGGTGGAGCGGTTCGCGCGCGAGATGGCCAAGGAGCACGcccggaggaagaagaagaagcagcagcagcagcagatggGCCCCTGCCTGcccgtcgtcgccgccgccacATCGGGCGCGGCAGCACCACCGAACAATGAcaagcagccgccgccgccgctgccgacgacgacgacggcgaatgCGGCGAAGAAGAAGCACACCCCAGCGACGTCGCGGCTGGACGGCGGCGGCACGCGGTAG
- the LOC100281387 gene encoding nucleolar RNA helicase 2, which translates to MISLLRRALAASASSPAATYRRLLVVAPLSPRAAPPGPCQAPAAGSQEPPRRAFHCSTAPLGFRSTPASWAGPCPGEGEGEGVDTGAEKGLEIARLGTSPRIVEKLAARGITRLFPIQRAVLEPAMQGKDMIGRARTGTGKTLAFGIPIMDKILSYNEKTGNGRNPLAIILAPTRELARQVEKEFRESAPLDTLCVYGGVPINQQMRALNYGVDIVVGTPGRVIDLLRRGVLNLSQIQFVVLDEADQMLAVGFDEDVEVIMEQLPQNRQSMLFSATMPSWIRKISNKYLKDPVIIDLVGDSDQKLPEGISLYSIASDNFGKPSIIGPLIKEHANGGKCIVFTQTKREADRLAYVMGRSYQCQALHGDISQNQRERTLSGFRDGRFNILVATDVAARGLDIPNVDLVVHYEIPNTSELFVHRSGRTARAGKKGSAILIYTYEQTRAVRVIEQDIGCRFTELPKMPVSDEAADMFNVMRDTRSRSVGSRRTGGPFSREGYGDFEDHRSRGFGDFERFGGSSDRGGGFRDSGSRYHGGSGGFRRSSSDFGRPSFSRSDRFGDFGDSDFSRRGNADFGRSRSSDDSGSSRYPRGYGGSGTSDSGNFGGFKGSK; encoded by the exons ATGATCTCcctgctccgacgcgccctcgccGCCTCCGCCTCGTCTCCGGCGGCCACGTACCGGAGACTCCTCGTCGTCGCGCCACTCTCTCCGCGCGCGGCCCCTCCAGGCCCATGCCAGGCGCCCGCGGCAGGGTCGCAGGAGCCGCCGAGGCGGGCGTTCCACTGTTCTACGGCCCCCCTGGGGTTTAGGTCCACTCCGGCGTCGTGGGCCGGTCCCTGTCCGGgggagggcgagggcgagggcgtgGATACGGGGGCtgagaaggggctggagatcGCGAGGCTGGGGACCTCGCCTCGGATCGTGGAGAAGCTCGCCGCGCGGGGCATCACCAGGCTCTTCCCCATCCAG AGGGCTGTTCTTGAGCCAGCAATGCAAGGAAAAGACATGATTGGCCGTGCTCGAACAGGGACTGGGAAGACCCTGGCTTTTGGTATTCCTATCATGGACAAGATCCTAAGCTACAACGAGAAGACTGG AAATGGCAGGAATCCTTTAGCCATAATCTTGGCACCAACAAGAGAACTTGCTCGGCAGGTTGAGAAGGAGTTTAGAGAATCTGCTCCCTTGGACACCCTCTGTGTATATGGAGGTGTTCCTATCAATCAGCAAATGAGAGCTCTTAACTATGGTGTTGACATAGTGGTCGGAACACCAGGTCGAGTTATTGACCTTCTGAGAAGGGGTGTTTTAAACCTTTCACAGATCCAGTTTGTGGTCCTAGATGAAGCTGATCAAATGCTGGCTGTGGGTTTCGATGAAGATGTTGAGGTGATCATGGAGCAATTGCCACAGAATCGTCAAAGCATGCTGTTCTCTGCAACAATGCCTAGTTGGATAAGAAAAATTTCGAACAAGTACTTAAAGGATCCAGTTATAATTGACCTT GTTGGTGACTCAGATCAGAAATTACCTGAAGGAATCTCTCTCTATTCCATTGCCTCTGATAACTTCGGGAAGCCTTCAATTATTGGTCCCTTGATTAAA GAGCATGCCAATGGTGGAAAATGCATTGTGTTTACTCAAACTAAACGGGAAGCAGATAGATTGGCATATGTCATGGGAAGGAGTTATCAGTGCCAGGCACTGCATGGGGATATTTCACAGAATCAAAGAGAGAGGACACTTTCAGGATTTCGTGATGGTCGTTTTAATATCCTTGTGGCAACTGATGTCGCAGCTCGTGGATTGGACATACCCAACGTTGATCTA GTGGTACATTATGAGATCCCAAATACATCGGAGTTATTTGTTCACAGATCTGGGAGAACTGCACGAGCAGGGAAGAAAGGCAGTGCAATTCTAATATACACGTATGAACAGACTAGAGCTGTAAGGGTCATCGAGCAAGATATAGGATGCAGGTTCACAGAG CTTCCGAAGATGCCAGTTTCAGACGAGGCTGCAGACATGTTTAATGTCATGAGAGATACTCGCTCTAGATCAGTTGGAAGCAGAAGAACAGGTGGACCTTTTAGCCGTGAAGGTTATGGTGACTTTGAAGACCATCGTTCCAGAGGCTTCGGTGATTTTGAGAGATTTGGTGGTTCCTCTGACCGCGGCGGTGGATTCCGTGACTCAGGTTCAAGGTACCACGGTGGATCTGGAGGTTTCAGACGATCTTCCAGTGACTTTGGCAGGCCTAGCTTCAGTCGTTCTGATAGATTTGGCGACTTTGGAGACAGTGATTTCAGCAGACGTGGTAACGCTGACTTTGGGCGTTCCCGGAGCTCTGATGATTCAGGCTCCTCACGTTATCCAAGAGGCTATGGTGGTTCTGGCACGTCAGATTCCGGCAACTTCGGTGGCTTCAAGGGTTCCAAGTGA
- the LOC100191251 gene encoding uncharacterized protein LOC100191251 isoform 2 (isoform 2 is encoded by transcript variant 2) translates to MPDSPQLHQPPPPPAPPPASATPAAPAAANAQPKLTAVKLRMIIKGVLGRYQRWNPVHPTAGTFWGVGLGVGCGVGWGPGFGPEVIGYVGAGCGVGFSVGFTLAGVGIGLPQHSLIRNHDHGGFASSVPVDSARFYALTIIRGLVWDAISYVGNAAAMRKESRQKLPRFQDSPQVPGGVDLPKLGKGVSSSIRSTVECIRAFKDQRWPP, encoded by the exons ATGCCAGACTCCCCCCAGCTCCACCAACCGCCTCCCCctcccgcgccgccgccggccaGCGCAACACCAGCCGCGCCAGCGGCAGCAAATGCGCAACCCAAGCTG ACTGCCGTGAAGCTGAGGATGATCATCAAGGGCGTGCTCGGGCGGTACCAGCGCTGGAACCCCGTGCACCCGACGGCCGGCACCTTCTGGGGTGTGGGGCTCGGCGTCGGCTGTGGCGTCGGCTGGGGCCCCGGCTTCGGGCCTGAGGTGATTGGGTACGTAGGCGCCGGGTGCGGCGTGGGGTTCAGCGTTGGGTTCACGCTCGCCGGCGTCGGCATCGGCCTGCCGCAGCACAGCCTCATCAGGAACCACGACCACGGTG GTTTTGCGAGCAGCGTCCCTGTTGATTCAGCGAGATTCTACGCCCTAACCATCATCAGAGGTCTGGTATGGGACGCCATCAGCTACGTGGGCAATGCAGCGGCTATGAGGAAAGAATCTCGACAGAAGCTTCCGAGGTTCCAGGACAGCCCTCAGGTTCCAggaggagttgatctgccgaagctGGGGAAGGGCGTGTCGAGTAGCATCCGGTCCACGGTAGAATGCATCAGGGCCTTCAAAGATCAGCGTTGGCCTCCTTAA